One Limnothrix sp. FACHB-406 genomic window, ACCGACACAGGCGACCCAAACCCTTTGACCAAATCGAGGCCAAGCTTGGGCTGGCGATTGCTAGGACAGTGCTCCAGCGGTTGCCGACATGGCCGTTTCCGGTCTTGTTTTGAGCCTCAGATCACCATGCTCATGGCCGATACTTGAGAATTTGATGGTGGAATGGGGGCTTGGTCTTAGGCGAATTCAGACCGACTGAATCTTTCCAACTGAATCTTTGAGACTGAAAACGACTTAATCCAGTTTTCGTCCAACCAAGCCCAACCAAAATCCAACATCATCAATCGTCGTCAAATGCAAGTCAAATCAAAATCAAACACAAACAGCAATCAGAGAGGAATTAGGGAGCCTCCTAAGTCATCAGAAATGTTTGAGACGAAATGTTTGAGACTTTGAGATATCGAAAGGGTGACCCGTGATGTTCAGCGGAGCCAGCGAGTTAATCAGAACTCAAGCCAGCCATCAACATCATCAAGGTCGAAAAGCCGAGAAAACCTGTCTTCAGTTGCCAGCAGTTCCACAAAACAAGCAAGAACTGACTGATCAAACGATCAATGAGAAACAGCGAACCGCAAAATCGTGACAAGCCAACTGCGAAAGACGGATAACCAACTGCGCTTTAGCTGAGCTAACTAATTGGCTAACGGATTGGCTAATGATTATTTTAGCCAACTAAGACTTCCGAGAGGATTCTGATTCAGAATCAATGACAATGCTGCATGTTACAAGCCCATCAAAACCACTGGGGTTTTGGTTAACGAACAGAGCCACAAGGTCTATGTAGCCCTCTACGAAACGAGGCAATAACTTGAAACGATGGTTAAGGGAGTTAACTAACTAGGTTGTCTAGCGCTAACTGATTTGATTCTAATGGGTTTGATCCCCGTAGGTTGAAATAATTCGCAACTGTTAAAAAATGCGATCTATAGCAATAAAGAAGTCAGAAATGGGGCTTTTTAGTTGCGATTTACTTACAAATGGTTATGAACCCAATAGTGCTTGCTAGCGGGTTGGGGAAAATTGACGCGATCGCCCTTCATATTTCAGATGTTGCGGCAAGGGCTGATCCCGGCTTGTTGATCCCGGCTTGCTGATCCCGGCTTTCGGAGCGAGTTGGGATCAAGGGCGCGATCGGGCGCTGACGGAGGGCGGTACATTCCCGGCAGCCATTCCCCAACACCCTACCCGAGACAAATTAGGGATCGATTAGGGACAGGTTAGGGACTGATTAGGGTCAGGTTTTGGAGCAAGGGATTCTGGAAGGGATTTTGGAAAGAATTTTGGGCCGATCGAACCTGGCTGCATTTCCGTGTGCCAGGACGCTGCCAAAGTTGGGATGGGTCGTTTACCATCAACTGCAATTGTCGTTGTTTGCCCGCGACTGCCATGCCTCTCGATTGCAGCCATATTCAGTTTCGCGATCGCGCCGAAGAGATTGATTTTGACCAACTCCATCAACTGTTTCAGGACACGGCATTTTGGGCGCGTGATCGCCGCCGAGAGGACGTGGAATTGGCCGTGGCCAACAGTTTGCCGGTGATTAGCGCTTGGGATGGCGATCGGTTGATTGGGTTTGCCCGGGCCACCTCCGATGGCATCTATCGGGCCACGATTTGGGATGTGGTGGTTCATCCCACCTATCAAGGGGCTGGCATTGGGCGCAAATTGGTGCAAACGGTTTTGGCGCACCCACAACTCTGCCGGGTGGAGCGAGTCTATTTAATGACCACCAATCAACAGGCGTTTTATGAACGGATTGGTTTCCAGGAAAACCAAAGCACCACCATGGTGTTGTTGAATCAACCCTTGATTGAACCCTTGCCAACTTGCCAAGGGGCAGAGGTGGTGCCGGTGTCGGAGGTGGTGGCCCAGCCCACATCGGCCTAGGGACTGCGGCACAATGGCTAGGGTGTCTTGCGATCGAGGCCGGCCGTGAAGTTTGCAACTTGGACAGTGGGGTTACGTCACCTGTGGCGCGATCGCCCTTGGGTGGTGGGTTTGGGGGCTGCGGGAGCCGTGGCCTTGGGGGTTGGTGCGGCCCTGTCGCCCATGGGAGATTGGTTGGCCAATCGTCAGGCTAACCAGTCCCCCACAATGGGATTAGCCGAAGTGGCCGCGGCCCGAATTCACCAAGAAACGCCCAGTCCCGAGGCCAAGGATCCCAAAGCGGCCAAAGTGCCTCCCCTGACGGAGTTGGCGGAGTCGGCCAGCCCCTTGACCCGATCGGGCGCACGCTATGTGTTGGCCACGGAAGCCCTGAGCGTCAAAGACCATGGAACGGCCCTGAAGTGGCTGGAAAATGCTGATGATCCGGTGCTGTTG contains:
- a CDS encoding GNAT family N-acetyltransferase, coding for MPLDCSHIQFRDRAEEIDFDQLHQLFQDTAFWARDRRREDVELAVANSLPVISAWDGDRLIGFARATSDGIYRATIWDVVVHPTYQGAGIGRKLVQTVLAHPQLCRVERVYLMTTNQQAFYERIGFQENQSTTMVLLNQPLIEPLPTCQGAEVVPVSEVVAQPTSA